A genomic region of Gallus gallus isolate bGalGal1 chromosome 19, bGalGal1.mat.broiler.GRCg7b, whole genome shotgun sequence contains the following coding sequences:
- the VTN gene encoding vitronectin precursor yields the protein MRLLLPVLVLALLALTRAAEDSCEGRCDEGFNAMKKCQCDTLCNYYQSCCSDYSTVCKAKVTRGDVFALPEDDYLDYDLSIDTGTVGPTEAPAPTEHPTEPHSSPSPTRVIDTATEETPEEPEVPTLHPTTTTTTTTSDETRNPSLDDEPEELCSRKPFNAFTDLKNGSIYAFRGKYFYELDKSSVRPGYPKLISDVWGIEGPIDAAFTRINCQGKTYLFKGSQYWRFDDGALDPGYPRDISEGFEGIPNDIDAAFALPAHSYHGNERVYFFKGKYYWSYDFAHQPTQAECEKSSPSTVFNHYAFMNRDSWEDIFLSLFGSRMVGASSQRLISRDWRGVPNQLDAAMAGRIYVSSRQPRRRSSRRHRKRYRNHRTLNLGLWSWLNSDSESTDTESDWLSGSQCETLQSVYFFVGDKYYRVNLRTKRVDLVQPPYPRSIAQYWLDCPQPDEEST from the exons atgaggctgctgctgcctgtcctggTGCTGGCCCTGCTTGCCCTGACTCGTGCTGCTGAAG ACTCTTGTGAAGGTCGCTGCGATGAGGGCTTCAATGCCATGAAGAAGTGCCAGTGTGACACCCTCTGCAACTActaccagagctgctgcagtgactACTCCACTGTCTGCAAGGCCAAAG TGACACGAGGAGATGTCTTTGCCTTGCCGGAGGATGATTACCTCGACTACGACCTCTCCATTGACACGGGCACAGTAGGGCCCACAGAGGCACCAGCACCCACAGAACATCCCACGGAACCGCACTCGTCCCCATCACCAACACGGGTGATCGACACGGCCACTGAGGAGACACCGGAAGAGCCAGAGGTGCCCACGCTCCAccctaccaccaccaccaccaccactacaTCTGATGAGACCAGGAACCCGAGCTTGGACGATGAGCCcgaggagctgtgcagcaggaaaCCTTTCAATGCCTTCACCGACCTGAAGAATGGTTCCATTTATGCCTTCCGAG GGAAATACTTCTATGAGTTGGACAAGTCCAGCGTGCGGCCCGGCTACCCCAAGCTCATCAGTGACGTCTGGGGCATCGAGGGCCCCATTGACGCAGCCTTCACACGCATCAACTGCCAGGGCAAGACATATCTCTTCAAG ggcagccagTACTGGCGCTTTGATGACGGAGCCCTGGACCCCGGGTACCCACGTGACATCTCCGAGGGCTTTGAGGGTATCCCCAATGACATCGACGCTGCTTTCGCCCTCCCGGCGCACAGCTATCACGGCAATGAGCGAGTCTACTTCTTCAAGG GCAAGTACTATTGGTCCTACGACTTCGCCCACCAGCCCACGCAGGCCGAGTGCGAGAAGTCCTCTCCTTCCACTGTGTTCAACCACTACGCCTTCATGAACCGTGACAGCTGGGAGGAcatcttcctttccctcttcgGTAGTAGGATGG TTGGGGCGAGCAGCCAACGGCTCATCAGCAGGGACTGGCGTGGGGTGCCCAACCAGCTGGACGCTGCCATGGCCGGCAGGATCTACGTGTCATCCCGGCAGCCCCGCAGGAGGAGTTCCCGTCGCCACCGCAAGAGGTACAGGAACCACCGCACTCTGAATTTGGGTTTGTGGAGCTGGCTGAACAGCGATTCCGAATCCACCGACACCGAAAGCGACTGGCTGTCAGGATCGCAGTGTGAGACCCTACAGAGCGTCTACTTCTTCGTAGGGG ACAAGTATTACCGCGTCAACCTGCGCACCAAGCGCGTGGATCTGGTGCAGCCCCCCTACCCGCGCTCCATCGCGCAGTACTGGTTGGACTGCCCGCAGCCCGATGAGGAGAGCACCTGA
- the SARM1 gene encoding NAD(+) hydrolase SARM1, producing the protein MSMVLTLLVSVHRLCRLFAMSGAERLAVPECVSQAGCWAAGGSRERREVSPGVNSDVRAALERILPALRRSIARAKQAAGPAEMGKAIAEIFQLVEEAWGMPTLGRDVAKALCDAIRLEGGLDLLLNLLYTAELETKCQAGRLLEQILVAENRDRIARIGLGVILNLAKERDVLQLAQSVSGILEHMFKHTEETCSQLISDGGLDAILYWCRWTDPVVLRHCAMALANCAMYGGQGNQRLMIKKKAAEWLFPLVFSRDDEFIRLHACLAITVLATNKEIEKEVERSGTLALVEPFIASLDPEQFACDMLGSSDNSQGRTAEDLQRLVPLLDSSRLEAQCIAAFYLCTEAAIKARQKKTKVFSEIGATQSLKRVVCYSTSSTTSSLAKKVLRLIGEEVPRRILPTVPNWKPCEVQTWLQQIGFTKFCPNFLEHQVDGDILLRLTEEELQEDLGMGSSITRKRFFRELTELKTFANYSTCDRSNLSDWLGGIDPMFRQYTYNLLTCGINRNFLHRVTEQQLQEDCHISTGFHRIRILSAARETLYSPITLQTASNGTDVFISYRRSSGSQLASLLKVHLQLHGFSVFIDVEKLEAGKFEDKLIQSVLNARNFVLVLSPHALDKCMADPECKDWVHKEIVTALNSGKNIVPVTDHFEWPDPETLPKDMRAVLKFNGIKWSHEYQEATIDKIIRFLQGRSSRDSSAGSDNGLDCSPPIGPT; encoded by the exons ATGTCGATGGTGCTCACCCTGCTCGTCTCCGTCCATCGGCTGTGCCGGCTTTTCGCCATGTCGGGTGCGGAGAGGTTGGCGGTACCCGAGTGCGTGAGCCAGGCGggatgctgggctgcaggcGGCTCCAGGGAGCGCCGCGAGGTTTCCCCCGGGGTGAATTCAGACGTACGGGCGGCTCTGGAGCGGATTCTGCCCGCCCTGCGGCGCTCCATCGCCCGCGCCAAGCAGGCTGCGGGCCCTGCTGAGATGGGGAAGGCCATCGCTGAGATCTTCCAGCTGGTGGAAGAAGCCTGGGGGATGCCCACGCTGGGCAGGGATGTGGCCAAAGCACTGTGTGATGCCATCCGCCTGGAGGGAGgcctggacctgctgctcaaCCTGCTCTACACGGCCGAGCTGGAGACCAAGTGCCAGGCGGGgcggctgctggagcagattcTGGTGGCAGAGAACAG GGACCGGATCGCCCGGATTGGTCTGGGTGTGATCCTGAACCTAGCCAAGGAGCGAGATGTTCTCCAGCTGGCGCAGAGCGTCTCTGGCATCCTGGAGCACATGTTCAAGCACACCGAGGAGACCTGCTCCCAGCTCATCTCCGACGGGGGCCTGGATGCCATCCTCTACTGGTGCCGCTGGACAGATCCCGTGGTGCTGCGGCACTGTGCCATGGCCTTGGCCAACTGTGCCATGTATGGCGGGCAGGGCAACCAGCGCCTGATGATCAAGAAGAAGGCAGCCGAGTGGCTTTTCCCACTGGTGTTCTCAAGGGATGACGAATTCATCCGCCTGCACGCCTGCCTGGCCATCACCGTGCTGGCCACCAACAAGGAGATCGAGAAGGAGGTGGAGCGCTCGGGGACGTTGGCTCTGGTGGAGCCATTCATTGCCTCACTGGATCCGGAGCAGTTTGCGTGTGATATGCTGGGGAGCAGTGACAACAGCCAAGGCAGGACAGCTGAGGACCTGCAGCGATTGGTCCCCTTGCTGGACAGCTCACGGCTGGAGGCACAGTGCATCGCTGCCTTCTACCTCTGCACTGAGGCTGCCATCAAGGccaggcagaagaaaacaaag GTTTTCAGTGAGATTGGGGCCACGCAGAGCCTCAAGAGAGTAGTTTGCTACTCCACCAGCAGTACCACCTCCTCCCTGGCCAAAAAGGTGCTGCGTCTGATAGGGGAGGAGGTGCCCCGACGCATCCTGCCCACTGTTCCCAACTGGAAGCCCTGCGAGGTGCAGACGTGGCTGCAGCAGATTGGATTCACCAAGTTCTGCCCAAACTTCCTG GAGCACCAGGTGGATGGGGACATTCTCCTGAGGCTGAcggaggaggagctgcaggaggaccTGGGGATGGGCTCTAGCATCACCCGGAAGAG GTTTTTCCGGGAGCTGACAGAACTGAAAACCTTTGCCAACTACTCCACCTGTGACCGCAGCAACTTGTCCGACTGGCTGGGTGGCATCGACCCCATGTTCCGCCAGTACACCTACAATCTGCTGACCTGTGGCATCAACCGCAACTTCCTGCACCGCGTGacggagcagcagctgcaggaggactgCCACATCAGCACCGGCTTCCACCGCATCCGCATCCTCTCTGCTGCAAGGG AAACGCTTTATTCTCCCATAACGTTGCAAACGGCATCCAATGGGACCGATGTGTTTATCAGCTACCGGAGGAGCTCGGGGTCGCAGCTGGCCAG CCTGCTGAAGGTccacctgcagctgcatggCTTCAGTGTGTTCATTGACGTGGAGAAGCTGGAGGCAGGGAAGTTTGAGGACAAGTTGATCCAGAGCGTCCTGAATGCCCGCAACTTCGTGCTGGTCCTCTCGCCCCACGCGCTGGATAAGTGCATGGCAGACCCTGAGTGCAAGGACTGGGTGCACAAG GAGATTGTGACAGCCCTGAACTCTGGAAAGAATATTGTCCCCGTCACAGACCATTTTGAGTGGCCTGATCCAGAAACACTTCCCAAGGACATGAGGGCTGTCCTGAAATTTAACGGCATCAA GTGGTCCCACGAGTACCAAGAGGCCACCATCGACAAAATCATCCGCTTCCTGCAGGGCCGCTCCTCTCGGGACTCCTCAGCAGGGTCAGACAATGGCCTGGACTGTTCCCCTCCCATTGGGCCGACCTAG
- the SLC46A1 gene encoding proton-coupled folate transporter, with amino-acid sequence MAAPSDPPTAATPPAPPPPARRCLPAPSVEPLLFLATLALGLQVPLATQYLWDRLGAERGYVGPNGSSPHGCGNGSGAVDPLREEVEALVAHWNLCINLGGFFVGLFSVTLFGPWSDSVGRRPVLVLPAVGMAVQAVVYLLVMYLRLHVAYLLLGRIISGLLGDYNLILAGCFASVADSSNQRTRTFRVAILEACLGVAGMVASVGGGQWRKAEGYINPFWLVLAASLAAALYAALCLQETVKQRRAAKLLTLQHYKAVYKLYTAPEDLSSRRKLALYSLAFFLLVTVHFGTKDLYVLYELGSPLCWASDLIGYGSAASYLAYLSSLGGLRLLQLCLEDTWVAEIGLISNIAGLVVISLATTTPLMFTGYGIMFLSMAATPVIRAKLSKLVSETEQGALFASVACVEGLCSLVATGVFNSLYPSTLHFMRGFPFLFGAILLLIPAAIMGWIEIQDSNLQYSHFSDASSSPADG; translated from the exons ATGGCCGCCCCGTCGGATCCCCCCACCGCCGCCACCCCCCCCgcaccgccgccccccgcccgccgctgCCTCCCCGCTCCCTCCGTGGAGCCGCTGCTCTTCCTCGCCACGCTGGCTCTCGGTTTGCAGGTCCCGCTGGCCACCCAGTACCTATGGGATCGGCTGGGGGCCGAGCGCGGCTACGTGGGGCCCAATGGCAGCAGCCCCCACGGCTGCGGGAACGGCAGCGGAGCCGTCGATCCGCTGCGGGAG GAGGTGGAAGCGTTGGTCGCCCATTGGAACCTCTGCATCAATCTGGGGGGTTTCTTCGTGGGGCTCTTCTCGGTGACGCTCTTCGGGCCCTGGAGTGACAGCGTGGGCCGGCGGCCGGTGCTGGTGCTGCCGGCGGTGGGCATGGCGGTGCAGGCGGTTGTGTACCTCCTCGTCATGTACCTGCGGCTGCACGTCGCCTACCTGCTCCTGGGGCGCATCATCAGCGGTCTGCTGGGGGACTACAACCTGATCCTGGCCGGCTGCTTCGCTTCCGTGGCCGATAGCAGCAACCAACGCACGCGCACCTTCCGCGTGGCCATCCTCGAGGCCTGCCTTGGCGTGGCGGGGATGGTGGCCAGCGTTGGCGGTGGCCAATGGCGCAAAGCTGAGGGTTATATCAACCCCTTCTGGCTGGTGCTGGCCGCCAGCCTCGCTGCTGCCCTCTATGCTGCTTTGTGTCTGCAGGAAACGGTGAAGCAGCGGAGAGCGGCCAAGCTGTTGACTCTCCAACACTACAAGGCTGTCTATAAGCTGTACACGGCCCCGGAAGACTTGAGCTCCAGGAGGAAGCTTGCCCTTTACTCCTtggctttctttcttcttgtcaCTGTGCATTTTGGAACCAAGGACCTCTATGTTTTGTATGAACTCGGCTCCCCACTCTGCTGGGCCTCAGATCTCATTGGGTACGGCTCAGCTGCCAGCTATCTGGCATACCTGAGCAGCCTTGGGGGACTgcggctgctgcagctctgcctggaggACACCTGGGTGGCAGAGATAGGACTCATCTCCAATATTGCTGGGCTGGTGGTGATTTCTCTTGCTACTACAACACCACTGATGTTTACAG GTTACGGGATTATGTTCCTGTCCATGGCAGCTACTCCAGTTATCAGAGCCAAGCTCTCCAAGCTGGTCAGTGAGACGGAGCAGG GTGCACTCTTCGCCTCTGTTGCCTGTGTGGAAGGGCTGTGCTCACTTGTGGCTACGGGGGTGTTCAACTCCCTCTACCCTTCCACCTTGCACTTCATGAGGGGATTCCCCTTTCTCTTTGGGGCCATCCTTCTCCTTATTCCAGCAGCTATCATGGG gtGGATAGAAATCCAGGACTCCAACCTTCAGTACAGCCACTTCTCAGATGCTTCCTCGTCCCCTGCAgatggctga
- the SLC46A1 gene encoding proton-coupled folate transporter isoform X1 encodes MAAPSDPPTAATPPAPPPPARRCLPAPSVEPLLFLATLALGLQEVEALVAHWNLCINLGGFFVGLFSVTLFGPWSDSVGRRPVLVLPAVGMAVQAVVYLLVMYLRLHVAYLLLGRIISGLLGDYNLILAGCFASVADSSNQRTRTFRVAILEACLGVAGMVASVGGGQWRKAEGYINPFWLVLAASLAAALYAALCLQETVKQRRAAKLLTLQHYKAVYKLYTAPEDLSSRRKLALYSLAFFLLVTVHFGTKDLYVLYELGSPLCWASDLIGYGSAASYLAYLSSLGGLRLLQLCLEDTWVAEIGLISNIAGLVVISLATTTPLMFTGYGIMFLSMAATPVIRAKLSKLVSETEQGALFASVACVEGLCSLVATGVFNSLYPSTLHFMRGFPFLFGAILLLIPAAIMGWIEIQDSNLQYSHFSDASSSPADG; translated from the exons ATGGCCGCCCCGTCGGATCCCCCCACCGCCGCCACCCCCCCCgcaccgccgccccccgcccgccgctgCCTCCCCGCTCCCTCCGTGGAGCCGCTGCTCTTCCTCGCCACGCTGGCTCTCGGTTTGCAG GAGGTGGAAGCGTTGGTCGCCCATTGGAACCTCTGCATCAATCTGGGGGGTTTCTTCGTGGGGCTCTTCTCGGTGACGCTCTTCGGGCCCTGGAGTGACAGCGTGGGCCGGCGGCCGGTGCTGGTGCTGCCGGCGGTGGGCATGGCGGTGCAGGCGGTTGTGTACCTCCTCGTCATGTACCTGCGGCTGCACGTCGCCTACCTGCTCCTGGGGCGCATCATCAGCGGTCTGCTGGGGGACTACAACCTGATCCTGGCCGGCTGCTTCGCTTCCGTGGCCGATAGCAGCAACCAACGCACGCGCACCTTCCGCGTGGCCATCCTCGAGGCCTGCCTTGGCGTGGCGGGGATGGTGGCCAGCGTTGGCGGTGGCCAATGGCGCAAAGCTGAGGGTTATATCAACCCCTTCTGGCTGGTGCTGGCCGCCAGCCTCGCTGCTGCCCTCTATGCTGCTTTGTGTCTGCAGGAAACGGTGAAGCAGCGGAGAGCGGCCAAGCTGTTGACTCTCCAACACTACAAGGCTGTCTATAAGCTGTACACGGCCCCGGAAGACTTGAGCTCCAGGAGGAAGCTTGCCCTTTACTCCTtggctttctttcttcttgtcaCTGTGCATTTTGGAACCAAGGACCTCTATGTTTTGTATGAACTCGGCTCCCCACTCTGCTGGGCCTCAGATCTCATTGGGTACGGCTCAGCTGCCAGCTATCTGGCATACCTGAGCAGCCTTGGGGGACTgcggctgctgcagctctgcctggaggACACCTGGGTGGCAGAGATAGGACTCATCTCCAATATTGCTGGGCTGGTGGTGATTTCTCTTGCTACTACAACACCACTGATGTTTACAG GTTACGGGATTATGTTCCTGTCCATGGCAGCTACTCCAGTTATCAGAGCCAAGCTCTCCAAGCTGGTCAGTGAGACGGAGCAGG GTGCACTCTTCGCCTCTGTTGCCTGTGTGGAAGGGCTGTGCTCACTTGTGGCTACGGGGGTGTTCAACTCCCTCTACCCTTCCACCTTGCACTTCATGAGGGGATTCCCCTTTCTCTTTGGGGCCATCCTTCTCCTTATTCCAGCAGCTATCATGGG gtGGATAGAAATCCAGGACTCCAACCTTCAGTACAGCCACTTCTCAGATGCTTCCTCGTCCCCTGCAgatggctga